The following are encoded together in the Candidatus Cloacimonadota bacterium genome:
- a CDS encoding ABC transporter permease: MFRKSLLTAFRNIKRHKGHGFINILGLSIGLTCCILIFLWVHHELSFDRFHENAERIFRVVEMQEQSGEPFPVAVTPAALGPGMLQDFPEVINFTRFQTYGFGYISSGEEKYKANITLADPSFFEMFTFPIIAGNKEVMFDDLYNVVISEETAYKFFGDEDPIGKTLEVNSSINLTVTGVFQSIADNSHLDFEYIVPFEVLKLFGGDLESWGSNSYYTYIQLEKNADWVEFDAKIEGYLADHDVGYPVKLNLQPLTAIHLHSHYVADIGGHGDILYVRLFSLIAIFVLVIACINFMNLSTARAETRALEVGIKKVVGSQRRTLIRQFIGEALILSLISLLFAVILVELLLPLFNNISGKELNFFSGQDAFIYIFLVLVAVITGLVSGSYPAFVLSSFKPINVLKGTMKSGKKGVIFRRVLVIIQFSITIILIIGTLVVFKQVQFIHNKELGYSKEQILTFVLRSQTVGNYETLKSEILKLPQIQNVTTASAYPHRIVNSGYGYDWRTKPDDERVLIHYLNVEYDFFQTLDMEFVQGREFSPDMPTDSSAIILNETAVALLGFDDPLSEQVTDHYQNNKPYHIIGVVKDFHFKKLQTEIEPLFITLSPQSSYCFIKLNTEDIENTLAQIKNVWEEVNLSIPFEYSFLDENYDRLYRAEQRMLTIFKYFTIMAILISSLGLFGLISYMTTRRTREIGIRKVMGASVRNIVVLLTEESIKWVFIANIIAWPIAYLALSKWLKTFVYRTTMSLTFFILAGLLSIFIAIITISFQTIRAALRNPSDSMRYE, from the coding sequence ATGTTTAGAAAATCACTACTCACTGCATTCAGGAACATCAAACGTCATAAAGGACACGGATTTATAAACATACTGGGTCTTTCTATTGGACTGACCTGTTGTATTTTGATCTTTCTCTGGGTTCATCATGAGCTAAGTTTTGATCGTTTTCATGAAAACGCTGAGAGAATTTTTCGCGTTGTAGAAATGCAGGAACAATCAGGCGAACCGTTTCCAGTTGCCGTCACACCTGCTGCTTTGGGACCAGGTATGTTGCAGGATTTTCCTGAAGTGATCAATTTCACGAGATTTCAAACCTATGGTTTTGGTTACATTAGCAGTGGAGAAGAAAAATACAAGGCAAATATCACTTTGGCAGATCCATCGTTCTTTGAGATGTTCACATTCCCGATTATTGCTGGCAATAAAGAAGTTATGTTCGATGATCTATACAATGTCGTTATCTCGGAAGAAACAGCTTATAAATTCTTTGGTGATGAAGATCCTATTGGAAAAACTCTCGAAGTTAACTCATCGATAAACCTTACTGTAACGGGTGTATTCCAGAGCATAGCAGATAATTCACATCTGGACTTCGAGTACATCGTACCTTTCGAAGTACTCAAATTGTTTGGTGGAGATTTAGAATCCTGGGGCTCAAATTCTTACTATACATACATCCAACTAGAAAAAAATGCTGATTGGGTTGAATTTGATGCTAAAATTGAAGGATATCTTGCAGATCATGATGTCGGTTATCCAGTTAAACTGAATCTGCAACCGCTCACAGCTATTCATTTGCATTCACACTATGTGGCAGATATTGGCGGACATGGGGACATTCTTTATGTGCGGCTTTTCTCTCTCATTGCGATATTCGTGCTCGTAATCGCATGCATCAATTTTATGAATCTCTCAACTGCACGTGCAGAAACGAGAGCCCTAGAAGTTGGCATCAAGAAAGTGGTCGGTTCACAAAGAAGAACACTGATCAGACAATTCATTGGTGAAGCACTCATTCTTTCTCTCATTTCACTACTCTTTGCAGTAATTTTAGTAGAATTATTATTACCTTTATTCAATAATATCTCAGGCAAGGAACTTAATTTCTTCTCCGGGCAGGATGCGTTCATCTATATCTTTCTGGTTCTTGTAGCAGTCATTACAGGATTGGTTTCTGGAAGCTATCCAGCATTCGTTCTCTCAAGTTTCAAGCCGATCAATGTATTGAAGGGTACTATGAAATCAGGAAAGAAGGGTGTCATCTTTAGACGTGTCTTGGTTATTATTCAATTTTCCATTACGATCATTTTGATTATTGGAACGTTGGTTGTCTTTAAGCAAGTTCAATTTATACATAATAAAGAACTTGGCTATTCAAAGGAACAAATATTAACGTTTGTTCTCAGAAGCCAGACAGTTGGAAATTACGAAACTCTCAAGTCTGAAATACTCAAACTCCCCCAAATTCAAAACGTTACTACTGCTTCAGCATATCCTCATCGTATTGTAAATTCAGGATATGGCTATGACTGGCGTACAAAACCAGATGATGAGCGGGTACTCATCCACTACCTGAACGTAGAATATGATTTCTTCCAAACACTGGACATGGAATTCGTACAAGGGCGAGAATTCTCACCGGACATGCCAACTGATTCATCTGCAATTATCCTGAATGAAACTGCTGTTGCATTACTGGGTTTTGATGATCCTCTTTCAGAGCAGGTAACAGATCATTATCAGAATAACAAGCCATATCATATTATCGGTGTTGTAAAAGACTTCCATTTTAAGAAATTACAGACGGAGATCGAACCTCTTTTTATTACCCTGTCACCTCAGTCGTCATATTGTTTCATAAAACTGAATACTGAAGATATCGAAAATACACTGGCGCAGATCAAAAATGTTTGGGAAGAAGTCAATCTATCAATTCCATTTGAATACTCATTCCTCGATGAAAACTATGACAGACTGTATCGGGCAGAACAGAGAATGCTTACTATTTTCAAATATTTCACCATTATGGCGATCCTTATCTCATCACTTGGTCTCTTTGGTCTAATATCTTATATGACGACTCGAAGAACACGGGAAATAGGCATCCGTAAAGTGATGGGTGCATCTGTTCGGAATATTGTCGTCCTGTTGACTGAAGAATCTATCAAATGGGTTTTCATTGCAAATATCATTGCATGGCCCATTGCATATCTTGCTTTATCAAAATGGCTTAAAACATTTGTTTATAGAACAACAATGTCATTAACATTTTTTATCCTTGCAGGACTTCTTAGCATATTTATAGCAATAATCACTATTAGTTTCCAAACAATACGAGCAGCGCTACGCAATCCATCTGATTCAATGAGGTATGAATAA